The Oncorhynchus nerka isolate Pitt River linkage group LG9a, Oner_Uvic_2.0, whole genome shotgun sequence genome has a segment encoding these proteins:
- the cd9a gene encoding CD9 molecule a isoform X1 encodes MAALSGSEMCVKYLMFAFNLIFWLAGTGVLAIGLWLRFDPKTRGLFEGAESPHIFFTGVYILIIAGSLMMVVGFLGCCGAIQESPCMLGLFFFFLLIIFAIEVAAGIWGFSNQSKVVDDITQFYLETYQNYQNTSQDTLRETLRLIQTGLDCCGPTGSFGDFAKDTCPPRDGLDSLITKSCPDAIDEVFDSKLHIIGGVGIAIGVIMVFGMIFSMLLCCAIRKSREIV; translated from the exons ctTGCAGGTACAGGAGTGCTGGCtatagggttgtggttgaggtttGACCCAAAGACCAGAGGGCTGTTTGAAGGAGCAGAATCTCCCCATATCTTCTTCACAG gtgtatatATCCTCATAATTGCAGGGTCATTAATGATGGTTGTTGGGTTCCTGGGATGCTGTGGAGCGATTCAGGAGTCACCGTGTATGCTGGGGCTG ttcttcttcttcctcctcatcaTATTCGCCATCGAGGTCGCTGCTGGAATCTGGGGGTTCTCCAACCAAAGCAAG GTGGTTGATGACATCACTCAGTTCTACTTGGAGACATATCAGAACTACCAGAACACTTCACAGGACACACTGAGAGAGACACTCCGTCTCATACAGACTGGG ttggACTGCTGCGGACCAACAGGTTCCTTTGGGGACTTTGCCAAAGACACCTGTCCCCCAAGAGATGGGCTGGACAGCCTCATCACCAAG AGCTGTCCTGATGCTATAGATGAAGTATTTGACTCCAAGCTGCACATCATAGGAGGAGTGGGCATCGCTATTGGAGTCAtcatg GTGTTTGGGATGATCTTCAGCATGCTGCTCTGCTGTGCCATTAGGAAGTCACGGGAGATCGTCTGA
- the cd9a gene encoding CD9 molecule a isoform X2 codes for MAVFGGIRCVKYIMFIFNVFFWLAGTGVLAIGLWLRFDPKTRGLFEGAESPHIFFTGVYILIIAGSLMMVVGFLGCCGAIQESPCMLGLFFFFLLIIFAIEVAAGIWGFSNQSKVVDDITQFYLETYQNYQNTSQDTLRETLRLIQTGLDCCGPTGSFGDFAKDTCPPRDGLDSLITKSCPDAIDEVFDSKLHIIGGVGIAIGVIMVFGMIFSMLLCCAIRKSREIV; via the exons ctTGCAGGTACAGGAGTGCTGGCtatagggttgtggttgaggtttGACCCAAAGACCAGAGGGCTGTTTGAAGGAGCAGAATCTCCCCATATCTTCTTCACAG gtgtatatATCCTCATAATTGCAGGGTCATTAATGATGGTTGTTGGGTTCCTGGGATGCTGTGGAGCGATTCAGGAGTCACCGTGTATGCTGGGGCTG ttcttcttcttcctcctcatcaTATTCGCCATCGAGGTCGCTGCTGGAATCTGGGGGTTCTCCAACCAAAGCAAG GTGGTTGATGACATCACTCAGTTCTACTTGGAGACATATCAGAACTACCAGAACACTTCACAGGACACACTGAGAGAGACACTCCGTCTCATACAGACTGGG ttggACTGCTGCGGACCAACAGGTTCCTTTGGGGACTTTGCCAAAGACACCTGTCCCCCAAGAGATGGGCTGGACAGCCTCATCACCAAG AGCTGTCCTGATGCTATAGATGAAGTATTTGACTCCAAGCTGCACATCATAGGAGGAGTGGGCATCGCTATTGGAGTCAtcatg GTGTTTGGGATGATCTTCAGCATGCTGCTCTGCTGTGCCATTAGGAAGTCACGGGAGATCGTCTGA